The segment TTCACCGGCGCCGTGGGCAACATCCTGGGCGATGCCCTCACCGGCTGGGGTGTGTACCCGGTTTGGGACATCGGCAATGGGCTGATGGGCATGATCCCCGGTCTCATCCTCGCCTTTGCCAACCGTGAGCGCGTCACCCGCAACGTGCTCTATCTCGTCGCCGGTGTGTTGATCGTCTTCACGGCGTTGGCGCTGGCGTTCCCGGCGGTCGAGCATCCGTGGGCGGGTCAGACGGTGGGGCAGTGGTGGCCGTTGTTGGTCATCTTGCTGGTGCTGGTGGTGGCGGGCTATCTGCTGTTGCGCCGGCGACCATCGATCGGCGCCAGCATCGTCTGGGGGGCGCTGGGGGTGATCGTGGGCATGGGCTTTGCCAGCATCGCCGATATTTGGGTCAACGGCTACAGCGTTGCCACGGCCCTGCTGGGTGAGTTCGTCCCGGCAGCGGGGGCCAACCTGTTCATGATCGTCATCCTGATGCCCATCCTGACCGCCGCCTGGGAGGCTGCCCGCGCCCAAAGCGGTCGCTGATCCCTGGCAAGCGGCGGCGGTTTCCTCCTCGACCGCCGCCG is part of the Caldilineales bacterium genome and harbors:
- a CDS encoding ECF transporter S component, with protein sequence MTTQSARSSLTLTRVIGALVVATVVLILANLLATSGDEANRAEGVDWILYLVGAVITMAIYFFFAGRPIWQVTTREIVYMAIGAALYGVLSWATNIVQLPSVSLVSLRPAVVLPVFFGFVFGPVVGFFTGAVGNILGDALTGWGVYPVWDIGNGLMGMIPGLILAFANRERVTRNVLYLVAGVLIVFTALALAFPAVEHPWAGQTVGQWWPLLVILLVLVVAGYLLLRRRPSIGASIVWGALGVIVGMGFASIADIWVNGYSVATALLGEFVPAAGANLFMIVILMPILTAAWEAARAQSGR